A genomic segment from Necator americanus strain Aroian chromosome III, whole genome shotgun sequence encodes:
- a CDS encoding hypothetical protein (NECATOR_CHRIII.G11848.T1) translates to MFFEEEDSNDFEDEDEDFYYDEVDSSPDVTFAPTQSRRNDVAFSSSSSKHGVGPGCRLQDIFSRMNDSKKDGADEVNGIASSGIELNSDDLQTICSRSDRDDFNNGAENGDENVDSENRNKLVKPGENGFGANHSFLTGDVIRNHRYMKNGSVRISTNRVPYVHNLHDSMSSRDQDIREKLFTAPTKFKYGARYKDESRPGTWTILWEPKRLHELTTFVMMSTICAALNSQRCLRWVVGIGRGRRVVGCTVSNEERDTLRQAFIYCVRSGILPELHPELVHLRFTSVEDHFYDESNMRLLVEIAIDHKVATLYQLSSGRIFCLSQDKVKEIKGGINEARRLLEVNYRNDWRSVFDQAPYGYLRYTSCATTSDHDSTYSSLFWFLMKIFIFFVPGVTVGFSIRRLLPKTCL, encoded by the exons ATGTTTTTCGAAGAGGAAGACAGTAATGATTTT GAGGACGAAGACGAGGATTTCTACTACGATGAGGTAGACAGTTCGCCTGACGTCACCTTTGCTCCAACGCAGTCCCGTCGAAATG atGTTGCTTTTTCTTCGAGTTCTTCTAAACACGGTGTTGGTCCAGGATGTCGTTTGCAGGACATATTCTCCCGCATGAATGATTCTAAGAAGGACGG AGCAGATGAGGTTAACGGCATCGCATCCTCCGGTATCGAGCTGAACAGTGACGATCTCCAAACCATATGCTCAAGATCTGACCGTGATGAT TTTAACAATGGAGCAGAAAACGGCGACGAAAACGTGGATTCCGAGAACAGAAATAAACTCGT aaaaccaGGAGAGAATGGTTTTGGTGCAAACCATTCCTTTTTGACCGGAGATGTTATTCGAAACCATCGATATATGAAG AATGGATCCGTCAGAATTTCGACCAACCGAGTACCTTACGTTCACAATCTT CATGATTCTATGTCATCGAGGGACCAAGATATCCGTGAAAAATTGTTCACAGCACCTACCAAATTCAAATATGGCGCCCGTTATAAAGATGAG TCTAGACCAGGTACGTGGACTATTTTGTGGGAACCAAAGCGGTTGCATGAGCTTACCACCTTCGTGATGATGTCTACGATTTGCGCAGCCCTTAATTCGCAACGTTGCCTCCGTTGGGTCGTTGGGATTGGACGTGGTCGCAGG GTTGTAGGCTGTACAGTGTCAAATGAGGAGCGAGACACTCTTAGGCAAGCGTTCATATATTGTGTTCGCTCTGGCATACTTCCAGAACTTCATCCAGAGCTTGTTCACTTACGCTTTACTTCTGTGGAAGATCATTTCTACGATGAGAGCAACATGCGCCTACTAGTGGAAATTGCCATCGACCATAAAGTAGCCACG TTGTACCAGTTATCTTCCGGACGCATTTTCTGCCTATCTCAGGACAAAGTGAAGGAAATTAAGGGCGGAATCAACGAG GCTCGACGGCTGTTGGAGGTCAACTATAGGAATGACTGGAGATCAGTGTTTGATCAAGCCCCATATGGATACCTAAG GTACACATCGTGTGCTACTACTTCTGATCATGATAGTACATATTCGTCcttgttttggtttttgatgaagattttcatcttttttgtaCCAGGCGTCACTGTTGGCTTCTCTATACGACGCCTTCTGCCCAAAACATGTTTATAG
- a CDS encoding hypothetical protein (NECATOR_CHRIII.G11848.T2), which translates to MKPSLAAFAFVSKRRLNMRAAEQERGHIIPTTDHSRVLYIYLVYIAAVLHNDMFFEEEDSNDFEDEDEDFYYDEVDSSPDVTFAPTQSRRNDVAFSSSSSKHGVGPGCRLQDIFSRMNDSKKDGADEVNGIASSGIELNSDDLQTICSRSDRDDFNNGAENGDENVDSENRNKLVKPGENGFGANHSFLTGDVIRNHRYMKNGSVRISTNRVPYVHNLHDSMSSRDQDIREKLFTAPTKFKYGARYKDESRPGTWTILWEPKRLHELTTFVMMSTICAALNSQRCLRWVVGIGRGRRVVGCTVSNEERDTLRQAFIYCVRSGILPELHPELVHLRFTSVEDHFYDESNMRLLVEIAIDHKVATLYQLSSGRIFCLSQDKVKEIKGGINEARRLLEVNYRNDWRSVFDQAPYGYLRYTSCATTSDHDSTYSSLFWFLMKIFIFFVPGVTVGFSIRRLLPKTCL; encoded by the exons ATGAAACCGTCATTAGCAGCTTTTGCCTTTGTTTCTAAAAGACGACTGAATATGAGAGCAGCTGAGCAAGAGAGAGGGCATATAATTCCAACCACGGATCATTCGCGTGTTCTTTACATTTACCTGG TATATAT TGCAGCAGTTCTCCACAACGACATGTTTTTCGAAGAGGAAGACAGTAATGATTTT GAGGACGAAGACGAGGATTTCTACTACGATGAGGTAGACAGTTCGCCTGACGTCACCTTTGCTCCAACGCAGTCCCGTCGAAATG atGTTGCTTTTTCTTCGAGTTCTTCTAAACACGGTGTTGGTCCAGGATGTCGTTTGCAGGACATATTCTCCCGCATGAATGATTCTAAGAAGGACGG AGCAGATGAGGTTAACGGCATCGCATCCTCCGGTATCGAGCTGAACAGTGACGATCTCCAAACCATATGCTCAAGATCTGACCGTGATGAT TTTAACAATGGAGCAGAAAACGGCGACGAAAACGTGGATTCCGAGAACAGAAATAAACTCGT aaaaccaGGAGAGAATGGTTTTGGTGCAAACCATTCCTTTTTGACCGGAGATGTTATTCGAAACCATCGATATATGAAG AATGGATCCGTCAGAATTTCGACCAACCGAGTACCTTACGTTCACAATCTT CATGATTCTATGTCATCGAGGGACCAAGATATCCGTGAAAAATTGTTCACAGCACCTACCAAATTCAAATATGGCGCCCGTTATAAAGATGAG TCTAGACCAGGTACGTGGACTATTTTGTGGGAACCAAAGCGGTTGCATGAGCTTACCACCTTCGTGATGATGTCTACGATTTGCGCAGCCCTTAATTCGCAACGTTGCCTCCGTTGGGTCGTTGGGATTGGACGTGGTCGCAGG GTTGTAGGCTGTACAGTGTCAAATGAGGAGCGAGACACTCTTAGGCAAGCGTTCATATATTGTGTTCGCTCTGGCATACTTCCAGAACTTCATCCAGAGCTTGTTCACTTACGCTTTACTTCTGTGGAAGATCATTTCTACGATGAGAGCAACATGCGCCTACTAGTGGAAATTGCCATCGACCATAAAGTAGCCACG TTGTACCAGTTATCTTCCGGACGCATTTTCTGCCTATCTCAGGACAAAGTGAAGGAAATTAAGGGCGGAATCAACGAG GCTCGACGGCTGTTGGAGGTCAACTATAGGAATGACTGGAGATCAGTGTTTGATCAAGCCCCATATGGATACCTAAG GTACACATCGTGTGCTACTACTTCTGATCATGATAGTACATATTCGTCcttgttttggtttttgatgaagattttcatcttttttgtaCCAGGCGTCACTGTTGGCTTCTCTATACGACGCCTTCTGCCCAAAACATGTTTATAG